One segment of Triticum aestivum cultivar Chinese Spring chromosome 2A, IWGSC CS RefSeq v2.1, whole genome shotgun sequence DNA contains the following:
- the LOC123187532 gene encoding universal stress protein PHOS34 yields the protein MIHPFRFLAVALYVRPSMALLIRSHTANLPTKSNSFLAMAETKTAPAAEDGSRKKTVVLVAVDDSDHSYRALEWAVRHAATAGVAAELVVVHAKPPASSVVTFGSPAAAGDVVRVVDADLRKRAEDVVDRARRLCVANSVHGLIEVMEGEARYVLCDAVDKHHADLLVVGSHGYGAIKRAFLGSVSDYCAHHAHCSVMIVKQPKTKK from the exons ATGATCCATCCATTCCGGTTTTTGGCCGTGGCCCTATATGTACGCCCCTCGATGGCGCTGCTCATCAGATCACACACAGCAAACCTGCCAACCAAAAGCAATAGTTTCCTTGCGATGGCGGAAACCAAGACTGCGCCTGCGGCGGAGGATGGCAGTAGGAAGAAGACGGTGGTGCTGGTGGCCGTGGACGACAGCGACCACAGCTACCGCGCGCTCGAGTGGGCCGTGCGGCACGCGGCGACGGCCGGCGTGGCGGCCGAGCTCGTCGTCGTCCACGCCAAGCCGCCCGCGTCCTCCGTCGTCACCTTCGGCAGCCCTG CCGCCGCCGGGGACGTGGTGAGGGTGGTGGATGCGGACCTGCGGAAGAGGGCCGAGGACGTCGTTGACAGGGCGCGACGCCTCTGCGTCGCCAACTCG GTGCATGGTCTGATAGAGGTGATGGAAGGAGAGGCGAGGTACGTGCTCTGCGACGCCGTCGACAAGCACCACGCCgatctgctcgtcgtcggcagccatGGCTACGGTGCAATCAAGAG GGCATTTCTCGGGAGCGTGAGCGACTACTGCGCCCACCATGCGCACTGCTCCGTCATGATAGTCAAGCAGCCCAAGACCAAGAAATGA